A single Triticum dicoccoides isolate Atlit2015 ecotype Zavitan chromosome 2A, WEW_v2.0, whole genome shotgun sequence DNA region contains:
- the LOC119353123 gene encoding uncharacterized protein LOC119353123 produces the protein MPGPGRRLPPDGSGRPPRVGGKQPLPKTIVIKPVLRLPGSGGKPPRGGEPLDRAAAPEPEPAPLAPSFLAAGAPPAPALKTSDPSSAAAGAARAAARPAPTVEPSAPSSVAGGETLAPVVKPSVLFSVAAGETFPPVVKPSAPSSVAAGEPPRLGDAGGEGAPRMIERAPEEESAGRGGTTGRSPAREEARASRGDKPFFGLLFIFVDHFVEDVGLDDYTQIIESLGGKVGTGINYNEATHIAVKGQVPPGARIFWEADGKTVTTTAWIENCFNMRKLLTNPCKDSSESLLPSPDMTPLATIKSRNCLSDSKISSKNCSPSNKRTSKKDEELRISQSRRKMLKFPTPDPPRVPSLPTGLYHSILVCESDSGWSESLYDHALRFKLHHNTLLPGFTTESKLSKISTKVAVGGSYSKLAGLHGKGKSLGGNFSSRNFIIYKDDSIKLLFSEDQLVDYSDAEGDKDYASFVKMITDEVFHKQPLPVDMIEWLRVISHGVAVYSPNILAHHIYLMEPFQAYGTFVVMYQLFSSIESTKGWSALTASLSHFDGWSLPRCKMLLKTYYYLDKNGNRVFCEYDVRGLLRLIWNSSKHQSRRDLQFFVQMVMKDYPRLLCDLQRALYDGGYLSHLQLNCR, from the exons ATGCCGGGGCCGGGGCGCCGCCTGCCCCCAGACGGCAGCGGGAGGCCGCCGCGCGTCGGCGGGAAGCAGCCACTCCCCAAGACTATCGTGATCAAGCCGGTACTCCGCCTGCCCGGCAGCGGAGGGAAGCCGCCCCGCGGCGGTGAGCCTCTCGATCGAGCCGCTGCTCCCGAGCCAGAGCCTGCACCCTTGGCTCCGTCCTTCCTCGCCGCTGGGGCGCCCCCTGCTCCCGCCCTCAAGACCTCGGATCCATCCTCCGCTGCCGCTGGGGCGGCCCGAGCTGCCGCGCGCCCTGCTCCCACCGTCGAGCCCTCCGCCCCGTCTTCCGTTGCTGGCGGGGAGACCCTCGCTCCCGTCGTCAAGCCCTCGGTCCTCTTCTCCGTTGCTGCTGGGGAGACCTTCCCTCCCGTCGTCAAGCCCTCAGCCCCCTCCTCCGTTGCCGCTGGGGAGCCACCAAGACTCGGAGATGCGGGCGGAGAAGGCGCGCCTAGGATGATCGAGCGAGCGCCAGAGGAGGAGAGCGCAGGACGCGGGGGCACGACGGGGAGGTCGCCCGCCCGGGAAGAAGCCAGGGCCAGCCGAGGCGACAAGCCCTTCTTTGGTTTGCTCTTCATCTTCGTCGACCACTTCGTCGAGGATGTG GGACTTGACGATTATACTCAAATAATTGAAAGCTTGGGTGGCAAGGTTGGGACAGGAATCAACTACAACGAAGCCACACACATCGCTGTGAAA GGTCAGGTACCACCAGGGGCCAGAATATTCTGGGAAGCAGATGGGAAGACAGTCACTACCACTGCTTGGATTGAGAATTGCTTCAACATGAGGAAGTTATTAACGAATCCATGTAAAGATAGCAGCGAAAGCCTGCTCCCTTCTCCTGATATGACACCCCTGGCAACGATTAAGTCAAG GAACTGCTTATCTGATAGCAAAATATCAAGCAAGAACTGCTCGCCTAGTAACAAAAGAACCAGCAAGAAAGATGAAGAGCTCAGGATATCGCAATCAAGAAGAAAGATGCTGAAATTTCCAACTCCCGACCCACCAAGAGTCCCCAGTCTCCCAACTGGTCTGTATCATTCTATCTTGGTCTGTGAGTCTGATAGTGGGTGGTCTGAATCGCTGTATGATCATGCCCTTCGATTTAAGCTACACCACAACACATTACTTCCAGGCTTCACCACTGAGTCCAAATTGTCTAAGATATCTACCAAGGTCGCTGTAGGTGGCTCGTATAGTAAATTGGCTGGGTTGCATGGCAAAGGGAAGTCGCTTGGGGGTAATTTCAGCTCAAGAAACTTCATCATATACAAAGACGATTCCATTAAGCTCCTTTTCAGCGAGGACCAGCTTGTTGACTATTCTGATGCCGAAGGTGACAAGGACTATGCTAGTTTTGTGAAAATGATAACGGACGAAGTTTTCCATAAGCAGCCCTTGCCTGTAGATATGATTGAATGGCTTCGAGTCATCTCACATGGCGTAGCAGTCTACAGTCCCAACATCTTAGCACATCACATATATCTGATGGAGCCTTTTCAAGCATATGGCACATTCGTAGTGATGTACCAGTTGTTCAGCAGCATTGAAAGTACGAAGGGGTGGAGTGCTTTGACAGCATCTTTGTCTCACTTTGATGGCTGGTCATTACCAAGATGCAAAATGCTCCTGAAGACATATTACTATCTTGATAAGAATGGGAATCGTGTCTTCTGTGAGTACGATGTAAGAGGACTCCTCAGGCTCATCTGGAACAGCTCGAAGCATCAGTCGAGGCGTGATCTCCAGTTTTTTGTTCAGATGGTCATGAAAGATTATCCAAGGTTACTGTGTGATCTGCAGAGGGCATTGTATGATGGAGGTTACCTAAGTCATCTGCAGCTGAACTGCCGCTAG